One genomic segment of Vidua macroura isolate BioBank_ID:100142 unplaced genomic scaffold, ASM2450914v1 whyUn_scaffold_107, whole genome shotgun sequence includes these proteins:
- the ANKRD33 gene encoding photoreceptor ankyrin repeat protein codes for MTDACSGGERAAAPTSSLDASDPELHYEEEEEEEEASGSSEPSDTSSIFSDDSVYPCYEVSPEAGGAGFLSLYQCCARNDAKLVWERLERGVTRSEATELDINGRNGLMVACSKGFVDIVPLLQKCPYININQQDNDGNTALMMAAQAGHITIVNYLLNYYPALEVDQRDPRGLTALMKAAVQGRQDCVTALLLAGADLQAVDAVKGKTAREWATFTGRFETTVRIRSLLRRPRAEQFAAQYQPEWPALAGLVAKALSPKSRSKRLSEKIRSFFTFNIPRDAEEEGVMDHMVRMTTSLASPFVATACQTVCPDSPPEVGKRRLSVPEILGQHVPRPEEESEPNSRPSTGGSSCNGRAVAEPPELRPPAPRPRRLLSFLPLWLRRGNSVFPGEPVPKIKVSKASGSSAGERKPRVKDKHLLQPPQWRYKVLKEERKAAEEAKTGEKKKKKKKKG; via the exons ATGACAGATGCCTGCAGTGGAGGAGAAcgtgctgcagctcccacttcCAGCCTGGATGCCTCCGACCCGGAGCTGCActatgaggaggaggaggaggaggaggaggcgtcAGGATCCTCGGAGCCCTCGGACACCAGCAGCATCTTCTCTGATGACTCTGTCTACCCCTGCTACGAGGTGTCCCCCGAGGCTGGCGGTGCTGGGTTCCTCAGTCTCTACCAGTGCTGTGCCAGGAACGATGCCAAGCTGGtgtgggagaggctggagcGTGGGGTGACCCGGAGCGAGGCCACAGAGCTGGACATCAACGGGAGG AACGGGCTGATGGTCGCCTGCTCCAAGGGCTTTGTGGACATCGTGCCGCTGCTGCAGAAGTGTCCCTACATCAACATCAACCAGCAGGACAACGATGGCAACACGGCCCTCATGATGGCTGCCCAGGCAG GACACATCACCATTGTCAACTACCTCCTCAACTACTACCCCGCCCTCGAGGTGGACCAGCGGGACCCGCGGGGGCTGACGGCGCTGATGAAGGCGGCGGTGCAGGGGCGGCAGGACTGCGTCACcgccctgctcctggcag gagctgaCCTGCAGGCAGTGGATGCCGTGAAGGGGAAGACAGCCAGGGAATGGGCGACTTTCACCGGCCGCTTCGAGACCACCGTGCGCATCCGGAGCCTCCTGCGGCGCCCGCGCGCCGAGCAGTTTGCAGCCCAGTACCAGCCCGAGTGGCCGGCCCTGGCCGGGCTGGTGGCCAAAGCCCTGAGCCCCAAATCCAGGAGCAAGAGGCTCTCGGAGAAGATCCGATCCTTTTTCACCTTCAACATCCCCCGCGACGCCGAGGAGGAGGGCGTGATGGACCACATGGTGAGGATGACCACGTCCCTCGCCAGCCCTTTCGTGGCCACCGCTTGCCAAACCGTCTGCCCCGACAGCCCGCCCGAGGTGGGCAAGCGCAGGCTGTCGGTGCCGGAGATCCTCGGGCAGCACGTGCCGCGCCCCGAGGAGGAATCGGAGCCGAACTCGCGGCCCAGCACGGGGGGATCCTCCTGCAACGGCCGGGCCGTGGCCGAGCCCCCCGAGCTGCGGCCGCcggcgccgcggccccgccgcctgcTGAGCTTCCTGCCGCTGTGGCTGCGGCGCGGGAACAGCGTCTTCCCGGGGGAGCCCGTCCCCAAAATCAAAGTGAGCAAAGCCTCCGGCTCGTCCGCCGGCGAGAGGAAGCCCCGTGTGAAGGACAAGCACCTGCTGCAGCCGCCGCAGTGGAGGTACAAGGTGctgaaggaggagaggaaagcgGCCGAGGAGGCCAAGACgggggagaagaagaagaaaaagaaaaagaaaggctaA